From a region of the Helicobacter hepaticus ATCC 51449 genome:
- the mutY gene encoding A/G-specific adenine glycosylase produces MKMLQPHDKAIHIAQTWRENILNWYKKHGRVYLPWRNLSEKNAPYGVYVSEIMLQQTQVKRVLEHYYMPFMTAFPTLTSLANAQEESLLKLWEGLGYYTRVRNMQKSARICCQRFNNTLPHTYAELISLPGIGAYSAGAILCFGLRQNVAFVDGNIRRVFCRIFALSSPTQKSLEELAWILLEPKYSFDYNQALLDIGAMICTPKSPSCLICPLQQLCEGQITPELYPTPKKSQLQPLHLHLALCISQNINNKTEIGLLRSTQNLYRGLYNLPRLSEEEAKTYGTKCGEYKHHYTKYAITATIYHISFEDLIHISTYQKKEEITFFTLQDLQNKPLSSLCKKALVCAQIH; encoded by the coding sequence ATGAAAATGTTACAACCACACGATAAAGCTATTCATATAGCACAAACTTGGCGAGAAAATATTCTTAATTGGTATAAAAAACACGGCAGAGTATATCTTCCGTGGCGAAATTTAAGTGAAAAAAATGCTCCATATGGAGTGTATGTAAGTGAGATTATGCTACAACAAACGCAAGTCAAAAGAGTATTAGAGCATTACTATATGCCTTTTATGACAGCATTTCCTACGCTTACTTCTCTTGCAAATGCACAAGAAGAATCTCTACTTAAACTTTGGGAAGGATTAGGTTACTATACACGGGTAAGAAATATGCAAAAAAGTGCTCGCATTTGTTGTCAAAGATTCAATAATACTCTACCACATACTTATGCAGAACTCATAAGCCTACCAGGCATAGGCGCATATAGTGCTGGAGCAATTTTATGCTTTGGGTTAAGGCAAAATGTAGCATTTGTTGATGGGAACATTCGGCGTGTATTTTGTCGTATTTTTGCGCTCTCCTCACCTACACAAAAATCATTAGAGGAACTTGCTTGGATACTTTTAGAGCCAAAATATAGCTTTGATTACAATCAAGCACTACTTGATATAGGCGCAATGATTTGCACACCCAAATCGCCCTCTTGCCTTATTTGCCCATTGCAACAATTATGTGAAGGGCAAATCACTCCAGAACTTTATCCTACGCCCAAAAAATCACAGCTCCAGCCTTTGCATCTCCACCTTGCTCTTTGCATCTCCCAAAATATAAACAACAAGACTGAAATTGGACTATTGCGTTCCACACAGAATCTTTATCGAGGACTTTATAATCTTCCTCGTCTCTCCGAAGAGGAAGCCAAAACTTATGGCACAAAATGCGGTGAATACAAACATCACTATACAAAATACGCCATCACTGCTACAATCTACCATATATCTTTTGAAGATTTGATACATATTTCCACATATCAAAAAAAAGAAGAGATTACCTTTTTCACATTGCAAGACTTACAAAATAAGCCTCTTTCTTCATTGTGTAAAAAGGCACTTGTATGTGCACAAATACATTAA
- the gdhA gene encoding NADP-specific glutamate dehydrogenase, whose product MSYASNVLNKLKEQYPSQTLFHQAVAEVFESLEPALQKDKKYETYAILERLTIPDREIHFRVSWTDDNGKIQTNRAYRIEFNAAIGPYKGGLRFHPSVNEGVIKFLGFEQILKNSLTTLAMGGGKGGSDFDPKGKSEGEIMRFCQAFMNELYRHIGATTDVPAGDIGVGGREIGYLFGQYRKLTNCFEGVFTGKAIPWGGSLVRTEATGYGCVYFAQEMLKDRGESLEGKVCSVSGAGNVAIYTIEKLLQLGAIPVTASDSQGMIYDKEGIDLALLKEVKEIKRLTLAEYAKARPQAVYTKVADYPKDSNPVWAIPCFAAFPSATQNELNGNDAKTLLANGCKCVSEGANMPSTIEAVHQFLDAKICYGPGKAANAGGVAVSGLEMAQNASMNPWTFEVVDKRLHTIMESIYANASETAKEFGEPTNLVLGANIAGFRKVAGAMIDQGVI is encoded by the coding sequence ATGTCATACGCAAGTAATGTTCTTAACAAACTTAAGGAACAATATCCTTCACAAACGCTTTTTCATCAAGCTGTGGCGGAAGTTTTTGAATCTCTAGAACCGGCTCTTCAAAAGGATAAGAAATATGAAACTTATGCGATACTTGAGCGTCTCACAATACCAGATAGAGAAATCCATTTTCGTGTAAGTTGGACTGATGATAATGGTAAAATCCAAACAAACCGAGCTTATCGTATTGAATTTAATGCTGCTATTGGACCATATAAAGGTGGTTTGCGTTTTCACCCAAGTGTAAATGAAGGTGTAATTAAATTTTTAGGATTTGAGCAGATTCTAAAAAACTCTCTTACAACTCTCGCTATGGGAGGTGGTAAGGGCGGAAGTGATTTTGACCCAAAAGGAAAGAGTGAAGGCGAGATAATGCGATTTTGTCAAGCTTTTATGAATGAGCTTTATCGTCATATCGGTGCAACCACTGATGTTCCAGCAGGAGATATTGGCGTAGGTGGTAGAGAAATAGGCTATCTTTTTGGACAATATCGTAAATTAACAAACTGCTTTGAAGGTGTCTTTACAGGTAAGGCAATTCCTTGGGGCGGAAGTCTTGTGCGCACGGAAGCAACAGGTTATGGTTGTGTATATTTTGCTCAAGAAATGCTTAAAGATAGAGGTGAAAGTTTAGAGGGCAAAGTTTGTAGCGTTTCAGGTGCGGGTAATGTTGCTATTTATACGATTGAAAAACTCCTTCAGCTTGGGGCAATTCCTGTTACTGCAAGTGATTCTCAAGGTATGATTTATGATAAAGAGGGTATTGATTTAGCATTACTCAAAGAAGTCAAAGAAATCAAACGTTTAACACTTGCAGAATATGCAAAAGCAAGACCTCAAGCGGTTTATACAAAAGTGGCTGATTATCCAAAAGATAGCAATCCTGTATGGGCTATCCCTTGTTTTGCGGCATTCCCAAGTGCAACACAAAATGAACTCAATGGGAATGATGCTAAAACACTTCTTGCGAATGGTTGCAAATGTGTCAGTGAAGGGGCAAATATGCCTTCAACCATTGAAGCTGTTCATCAATTTCTTGATGCAAAAATCTGCTATGGACCAGGTAAGGCTGCAAATGCAGGTGGTGTAGCAGTCAGTGGTTTGGAAATGGCACAAAATGCAAGTATGAATCCGTGGACTTTTGAAGTTGTGGATAAACGCTTACATACTATTATGGAAAGCATTTATGCAAATGCAAGTGAAACTGCAAAAGAATTTGGTGAGCCTACAAACTTAGTGCTTGGTGCAAATATTGCAGGATTCCGCAAGGTTGCTGGAGCAATGATAGACCAAGGTGTGATTTAA
- a CDS encoding NAD(P)/FAD-dependent oxidoreductase, producing the protein MKPKILIVGGGYGGLRTAITLQEQLKVDADVTLISKHDYHYQTTLLHKVAIGTLSARKSRVYFRKILDLQKVHFIKDKILSFEPESKRVIGNGGAYEYDYLVIALGFKPDDFGIKGVEEYAHKLSSLNAALKLDKLIEYRFKEYCHTKNADDLSVIVCGTGFTGIEFAAELGSRLDDLCLIGGIPRDVPKVTCIGRSDRILPMFSKKGSALAQKKLEAFGVEVICGGDVQECRSDGVMIKHNGEIKHIKGNTILWSAGVKGNDSLERSCFETTKGRIKVDPYLRCPQYENIYVVGDCAISASRDAIHAPTAQLAAQMGDYVGKSLIKILNNKPQKKVFAFKHRGTVCSIGHTDGVGIIYKKSISGEVAAFLKNFIENKWLFGIGGAELVFKKGQFRYRTSN; encoded by the coding sequence ATGAAACCCAAGATTCTAATTGTTGGCGGGGGGTATGGGGGCTTACGCACAGCCATTACGCTTCAAGAGCAGCTCAAAGTTGATGCAGATGTTACACTTATTAGTAAGCACGATTACCACTATCAAACGACACTTTTACACAAGGTTGCTATCGGCACACTAAGTGCGCGTAAGTCGCGAGTTTATTTTCGCAAGATTCTTGATTTGCAAAAAGTGCATTTTATCAAAGATAAGATTTTATCATTTGAACCAGAATCTAAGCGAGTTATTGGTAATGGCGGAGCATATGAATATGATTATTTAGTCATCGCACTTGGATTTAAGCCCGATGATTTTGGAATTAAGGGTGTAGAGGAGTATGCCCACAAACTTTCCTCACTCAATGCTGCACTCAAACTTGATAAGCTTATTGAGTATAGATTCAAAGAATATTGCCATACTAAAAATGCTGATGATTTAAGTGTTATCGTATGTGGCACAGGTTTTACAGGTATTGAATTTGCGGCTGAACTTGGTTCTAGGCTTGATGACCTTTGTCTTATTGGTGGGATTCCACGCGATGTGCCTAAAGTTACTTGTATCGGTAGAAGTGATAGAATCCTGCCTATGTTTAGCAAAAAAGGAAGTGCATTGGCTCAAAAGAAGCTTGAAGCTTTTGGTGTGGAAGTGATTTGTGGAGGCGATGTGCAAGAATGCCGCAGTGATGGCGTGATGATCAAGCATAATGGAGAGATAAAGCATATTAAGGGCAATACGATTTTATGGAGTGCAGGTGTTAAAGGCAATGATAGCCTAGAACGTTCTTGTTTTGAGACTACAAAAGGGCGCATTAAAGTTGATCCTTATTTACGATGCCCACAATATGAGAATATTTATGTAGTAGGTGATTGTGCAATCTCTGCTTCACGTGATGCTATTCACGCTCCAACAGCACAGCTTGCAGCTCAAATGGGAGATTATGTGGGCAAAAGCCTTATAAAAATCCTCAATAATAAACCCCAAAAAAAAGTATTTGCATTTAAACATCGTGGCACGGTGTGTTCTATTGGGCATACTGATGGAGTGGGCATTATTTATAAAAAGAGCATTAGTGGCGAAGTTGCTGCATTTTTGAAGAATTTTATTGAAAATAAATGGCTTTTTGGTATTGGTGGGGCAGAGCTTGTATTTAAAAAGGGGCAATTCCGCTATCGCACGAGTAATTAG
- the purM gene encoding phosphoribosylformylglycinamidine cyclo-ligase, with protein sequence MISYKDSGVNIDEGNALVEGLKPLVKSTFDKNVIGGIGSFAGAYALPSGYKNPVILGATDGVGTKLRLAIDAQKFDNIGVDLVAMCVNDLICNFALPLFFLDYYATGKLDKDIALKVISGIVEGCKQAQCALIGGESAEMPSMYAKDDFDLAGFAVGIAERDEVEIQRVQVGDVLIALPSSGIHSNGYSLVRKVLFEKLKMSFEQDFEGQMIIDTLLTPTRIYTPLFRHIYASPLRPYLHGLAHITGGGIIENLPRILPPQLGAKIRSDSLQVPPIFTLIGRYVEKNEMYRTFNMGVGMILAVDKTKVDEILRLNHTFHGYIIGEVCGDEGIYFN encoded by the coding sequence ATGATAAGCTATAAAGATTCTGGAGTGAATATTGATGAGGGGAATGCCCTTGTAGAAGGCTTAAAGCCTCTTGTAAAATCTACATTTGATAAAAATGTAATAGGTGGAATAGGCTCCTTTGCTGGGGCATACGCGCTACCAAGTGGATATAAAAATCCCGTGATTTTAGGTGCAACTGATGGCGTAGGAACAAAATTGCGCCTTGCGATTGATGCGCAAAAGTTTGATAATATAGGTGTTGATTTGGTGGCAATGTGTGTGAATGATTTGATTTGCAACTTTGCTCTGCCTTTGTTTTTTCTTGATTATTATGCTACTGGAAAGCTTGATAAAGATATTGCCCTAAAAGTAATTAGTGGCATAGTAGAGGGCTGCAAACAAGCTCAATGTGCTCTTATTGGTGGAGAAAGTGCAGAAATGCCGAGTATGTATGCAAAAGATGATTTTGATTTGGCAGGATTTGCAGTAGGTATTGCTGAGAGAGATGAGGTAGAAATACAGCGTGTTCAAGTAGGTGATGTTCTTATTGCTTTGCCAAGCAGCGGAATTCATAGTAATGGTTACTCGCTTGTGCGCAAAGTGCTTTTTGAAAAGCTTAAAATGTCTTTTGAGCAGGATTTTGAGGGACAAATGATTATTGATACGCTTCTTACACCTACACGAATTTATACACCGCTTTTTAGGCATATATATGCTTCTCCATTGCGCCCATATCTGCACGGATTAGCGCATATTACAGGTGGAGGTATTATAGAGAATCTACCTCGTATATTGCCTCCTCAATTAGGGGCAAAAATACGCTCAGATTCGCTCCAAGTTCCACCGATTTTTACACTTATTGGACGATATGTGGAAAAAAATGAAATGTATCGCACCTTTAATATGGGAGTTGGTATGATTCTTGCTGTAGATAAGACCAAAGTAGATGAAATACTGCGCCTTAATCATACTTTTCACGGGTATATCATTGGTGAGGTATGTGGCGATGAGGGTATATATTTTAATTAA
- a CDS encoding DNA-methyltransferase — MSKDLQDIIKSKFREKKLFNTRLKIDGLELLSMIESQSIDLCFFDPQYRGVLDKMKYGNEGERQRGRANLMQMSEENIIHFLQEIARVLKLSKYLMLWIDKFHLCEGIHQWLKNTNLQIVDLITWDKQKMGMGYRTRRQSEYLLILQKKPLKAKGTWERKNIRDIWSEKIPSDSIKIHPHTKPKGLQSALIESCTKVGEVVLDPASGSFSVLECCRELNRHFIGSNL, encoded by the coding sequence ATGAGTAAAGATTTGCAAGATATTATTAAAAGCAAATTTCGCGAAAAAAAGCTTTTTAATACGCGTTTAAAAATTGATGGCTTAGAGCTTTTGTCTATGATAGAATCCCAAAGTATTGATTTATGTTTTTTTGACCCGCAATATCGCGGAGTATTAGATAAAATGAAATATGGCAATGAAGGTGAGCGGCAAAGAGGTAGAGCAAATCTAATGCAAATGAGCGAGGAAAATATTATACATTTTTTACAAGAGATTGCTCGTGTGCTTAAATTAAGTAAATATTTAATGCTGTGGATTGATAAGTTTCATTTATGTGAGGGGATTCATCAATGGCTTAAAAATACAAATTTGCAAATTGTAGATTTGATTACTTGGGATAAACAAAAAATGGGTATGGGCTATCGCACTAGGCGACAAAGTGAATATTTGCTCATTTTGCAAAAAAAACCGCTCAAAGCGAAAGGCACTTGGGAGAGAAAAAATATCCGTGATATATGGAGTGAAAAAATCCCATCAGATTCTATAAAAATTCATCCTCATACAAAGCCAAAGGGTTTGCAAAGTGCGCTTATAGAATCTTGCACCAAAGTAGGCGAAGTGGTGCTTGATCCAGCAAGCGGTAGTTTTAGCGTATTAGAGTGTTGCAGAGAATTAAACCGGCATTTTATAGGGAGTAATTTATAA
- the recO gene encoding recombination protein RecO — MQGYILDMQKMRTEDMIVKILTPAHIKTLYRFYGVRHSIINLGRKIDFEEESQIGFLPKLKHILHLAYKWELENERYYIWQHFIKLLHRHLFDVYDIDEFYFQLLEEGAQKIHFQNPKRVVLEMYAKLLYFEGRAHQDIQHTRVCFVCQESLTKDIALGRAFLFAHQSCIGGKTFCAEQILYFLQKQSTILLENPEIDELWEILGLGL; from the coding sequence GTGCAAGGCTATATTTTAGATATGCAAAAAATGCGCACAGAAGATATGATTGTGAAGATTCTCACTCCCGCGCATATAAAAACGCTTTATAGATTCTATGGTGTGCGCCATAGTATTATTAATCTAGGGCGCAAAATTGATTTTGAAGAAGAAAGCCAAATAGGTTTTTTACCAAAGCTTAAACATATCCTGCATCTAGCATACAAGTGGGAGCTTGAAAATGAACGATATTATATATGGCAACATTTCATTAAGCTTTTACATAGGCATTTATTTGATGTCTATGATATTGATGAGTTTTATTTTCAACTTCTTGAAGAAGGTGCACAAAAGATTCATTTTCAGAATCCTAAACGCGTAGTCCTTGAAATGTATGCTAAACTGCTTTATTTTGAAGGCAGGGCACATCAAGATATACAACATACGCGAGTATGCTTTGTATGTCAAGAATCACTTACAAAAGATATTGCTTTAGGGAGAGCATTTCTTTTTGCACATCAATCTTGTATAGGTGGCAAAACATTTTGCGCAGAGCAAATTTTGTATTTTTTGCAAAAACAGAGCACAATTTTGCTTGAGAATCCAGAAATTGATGAATTATGGGAAATTTTGGGACTCGGATTGTAA